CTGATTCTTGTGCAGGGCGTTGACTTGCTTGACAAGATCGGGGATCGCGATCGGGCCAGCTTTCAGAATCTTGATCAGCGTTTTCTCGCGGTCTGAAAACGCGCGCAAATTATCGCCGGGATCGCGCAATAAGTACCAGTATTCCAACCAACTGGGTGTGGGTGGTGGCCATGTTTTTTGGATCAGCGCCTTGAGGCGGGTTTGAATCTCCGGATGTTGATGCGCCAGATAGGCCAGCGGCACCACGCGTTCCGGGCCAATGACAATATTATTCTCGCGGTCTACGCTAATATGGCTGTCGCCACCCAAACCAATCGAGAGCAGGTTGGCCGCCTTGACCGATGTTTTGTAACCGGAGACCGAGGCTCCCGTTTCGCTAATGGACACATTTCCACCCTGAATGAGGGCCAGATCGGTGGTGGTACCACCCACATCAAGGATCAGCGCGTCATCCTGATGCGAGAGAAAACGCCCGCCGATAGCGCTGGCCGCCGGGCCGGAGTGAATAGTTTCAACGGGCGATCGGGCGGCAAATTCGTCGCTCATCAGCGTGCCGTCGCCGCGCACCACCATTAGTGGGGCATCAATGCCGCGGTGTTCCATTGCTCGGCGCACCGCCACGATAAAATCTTGCAGTACAGAGAGCAGCGAAGCATTTAGAGCTGCGGTTGTGGCGCGTTCCACCGAGCCAAGTTTGGTTGAGAGCTGATGCCCAAGCACAATCGGTAAATCACATACCTGTGAGATGGCGTTGTAGGCGCGGGTTTCATGTTCGGGGTTGAGTGGGCTGAAATAACTCGAAATGGCGATAGCATCCACCTGATTTTTGACCTGATTGGTTTTTTTCAGCAACGCAGTCAAATCCAGAGCTTCTTTTTCCTGCCCGAACAGATCATGTCCCCCAGCGAAATAATAAAAGTTAGGTGTAGCGAAATGGCGTTCCATCTGGAACGATGCTACCAACTCCGGGTCATAGCCAATCAGGAAGAGCGCCACGCGTTTGCCTTTACCTTCGGCAATGGCGTTGGTTGCCAGGGTCGTCGAGATCGAAACCATCTGAATGCTGGATGGGTCTTGAATCTGAATCCCCTCAATGACTTTTTCGATCCCGATAGCAAAATCGCGCTTGGTGGTCAGGCTTTTATGCGCGGCTAAAACCGTGCGCGAGTGATATTCCAGCAGCACGCCGTCGGTGTAGGTGCCTCCCGTGTCAATGCCCAGAACGAGCGCGTCAGATGAGTTGTTCATTGGTGTCAAGTTCGTGCCTCTCATACCGAAAAAGAGTTTTTTTGAGGAAGCCAAGCAATCAGGATATTTTCTTTCCGCATTCCTGATTTCCTCATGAGAAAACGACCATGGAGATTTGTTCAAGCTTTTGTAGTGGTCAATATTAGCTTGAACACTCTGGAAAAAAATTGGTTGTCATGCTGAACGCAGTGAAGCATCCAGCAAAGCGCCTTACGCTGCGCTAGACCCTTCGCATTCGCTCAGGGTGACAAATCCTATGGGATAGTCAAACTAATCAAGCTACTGTTGACTGTTACAGTTTATTCAATCATTTATCGAAAATAAGCAATTGACCACAAAGACACAAAGGACACGAAGAATTTCTATAAAAAACTCTGTGTACTCTGTGTCTCTGTGGTGAAATCTTTGAACTAACCGAACATATTGTAGTCGAGTTCTTCGCCTTTATGGCGTTCGTCGGCCAATTCACATACGCGGCGTAGTTCTTTGTACATTTTTTCATCGAGGAGCGGTTCTTCCTCGGCTTCTAAAATTTCGATAACGCGGTCATGTACCCGGTCGCGGAAGGTCTTGCTACCGTTGTTCTCCCAATTTTCCCACACCTGGCGGTCAATGATATCAGGGCGCCAGATTTCAGTTTTAAAGCGGGTGTAGGTGTGGTCGTGGTCGAGATAGTGCCCACCAGGGCCAACTTCTTCAATCACATTCAGGGCTTTGGTCTCATCGGTTACAGGGATGCCCTTGAGGATGCGCTTGACCATCGAGATAATCTCGTTGGAGGCAACCATCATATCGGGCGAACTGGTAAGCCCCTGCTCAAGGTAGCCCACATCGTGGATCATATTGCCGCCAACCAAAGCTGCGGTGGCAATATTCATGGTGGCTTCCATGGCGGCTTGTTCGTCGAACATCTTCGAGTCGGAGCAGCCCGCGGTTTCGTACATCGGCACGCCCAGCCATTTGGTAATCTGGGTATAGGCCGCGCTGAGCAACGCCATTTCTGGCGAGCCGTAGCAGTAGACTGTGGTGCGCATATCCATATTGGACATCAGGCCGCCAATAATCATCGGCGCGCCCGGTTTGCGCAACTGGCTGAGGACAATTCCCAACAGGCTTTCGGTGAGCGCCTGGACGGCGGTCCCGGCCAATGTGGTGGGAGCGGTGGCGCCAGCCAGGGGGCAGGGGGTGTAAACGAAGGGGATTTCGTTATCAGTGGCGAAGATCAGTTTTTGAATAACTTCTTCGGAGTGGCTCAGCGGTGAAACCGGCTCGATATACAGCGAGAAGAGCGGGCCTTTGCGCCATTCGTCTTTGCCCCCCACACGGATATAGGCCATTTCGAGCTGGTCTTTGAGCCCGTCGAGGTCAACCGCCGTGATATTGATGGGCTTGGTGGTGCCTTCGAGCATCGCCAGATACTGCCAGCGGTCATAGGTGCCTACCGCCGTGTCTTGCACGATGCCCAGCGACATGTGGAAGTCGAGATTTGGCAGCGCCTGAGTCAGGCGGGCAAAATTCTTGACATCCTTGTAGGTGGCGCGGCGGCGATTGCCAGTGTAGGGGTCAATCGTGAAGGGCGTGTCAGAACCCGGTCCAAAGGTGATGGCATCCTTATAAAGTTCCATCTTGTATTTGCGATCTGGCCCGCGGGTGACAACTTTGCCGGGCAGGGTTGCCAGGGCTTTGTCAACCAGCCACGGCGGAATTTTCACCAGCGCGCTGTCGTCGGTGCGGTCTTCGATGATGGCACCACCGGAATAGGCCAGTTCAATACCCGTTGGTTCGTACACGCGCACGCCAGTTTCATACAGCACCGTTAGTGCCGAATTGTAGATTGCTTCGATCTCATCTTGTGAGAGCACCTCAAATGTTGGAGTGGCATTCACGAGATAATTGGTTTTCCTTCTTTGCATGATTGGTTCTCCTGTTCTTCCTGAAATCATGATGATATTCACGAATTCAGGTTGGGGAAGGTTTTTTCTCGTATCGGTTTTTAGCGCATGAATAGATTTTGTGTGACTTCGCCGCTCGGGGGGATGACTACGAAATTGCTGTCGGTCTTGTCGATTGCCATAGCAACCTCAATCAGACGGCGCACGTAGATATCGGACCCGAGTATTTCTTCGTAGCGGTAACCCCAGCGTTGGCAGTATTCGGCTACTTCCTGAGCCTGGGGCCGGTACTCATCC
This region of Chloroflexota bacterium genomic DNA includes:
- a CDS encoding hydantoinase/oxoprolinase family protein; the protein is MNNSSDALVLGIDTGGTYTDGVLLEYHSRTVLAAHKSLTTKRDFAIGIEKVIEGIQIQDPSSIQMVSISTTLATNAIAEGKGKRVALFLIGYDPELVASFQMERHFATPNFYYFAGGHDLFGQEKEALDLTALLKKTNQVKNQVDAIAISSYFSPLNPEHETRAYNAISQVCDLPIVLGHQLSTKLGSVERATTAALNASLLSVLQDFIVAVRRAMEHRGIDAPLMVVRGDGTLMSDEFAARSPVETIHSGPAASAIGGRFLSHQDDALILDVGGTTTDLALIQGGNVSISETGASVSGYKTSVKAANLLSIGLGGDSHISVDRENNIVIGPERVVPLAYLAHQHPEIQTRLKALIQKTWPPPTPSWLEYWYLLRDPGDNLRAFSDREKTLIKILKAGPIAIPDLVKQVNALHKNQLGADELIRREIIGKAGLTPTDLLHIDGRHTPWDVKTAEYGLKLLSNHLHWEEPGLTEFIWTLSSELIAKAIVEFLTEKSVPPSSAHSPDLGLWFFRNSLYAEHPHLATQIHLQYPIIGIGAPADIMLQDVAKLLHTELILPDHYFVANAVGAIAGSVMVSEEILIYPHLSEAGMDVISYYVQARDGREEFEELDDALDHARKSGYDRVLSAALRSGADNPQVVVEEIADGIDSYRIHLQAVGNPRLSK
- a CDS encoding trimethylamine methyltransferase, with product MQRRKTNYLVNATPTFEVLSQDEIEAIYNSALTVLYETGVRVYEPTGIELAYSGGAIIEDRTDDSALVKIPPWLVDKALATLPGKVVTRGPDRKYKMELYKDAITFGPGSDTPFTIDPYTGNRRRATYKDVKNFARLTQALPNLDFHMSLGIVQDTAVGTYDRWQYLAMLEGTTKPINITAVDLDGLKDQLEMAYIRVGGKDEWRKGPLFSLYIEPVSPLSHSEEVIQKLIFATDNEIPFVYTPCPLAGATAPTTLAGTAVQALTESLLGIVLSQLRKPGAPMIIGGLMSNMDMRTTVYCYGSPEMALLSAAYTQITKWLGVPMYETAGCSDSKMFDEQAAMEATMNIATAALVGGNMIHDVGYLEQGLTSSPDMMVASNEIISMVKRILKGIPVTDETKALNVIEEVGPGGHYLDHDHTYTRFKTEIWRPDIIDRQVWENWENNGSKTFRDRVHDRVIEILEAEEEPLLDEKMYKELRRVCELADERHKGEELDYNMFG